The DNA region TGAGCAACACCTTTAACAAAACGGTTTAATTTAGGTAAAGTAGTCAGTGGTGGGCATTGCAACACCTCTTTCACTTTAAATACGTTAATCCCAAATCTTTGGCGGCCATTAAGCCTAAACAATAGCAACTCTAGTCTGTTTTGCCCGACAAGTTGAGTACGTTTATTTACTGAATCTAAAATGCTCGACATAAAACAGCCTTGTAGTTAACGGTCACCCAAATGGATAAATTGTTTTTTAAATTATAGTAGACCAAGGTTTAACATAATACGGTTAATGTGTTTATCTACTGACTTACAAGTTCAACATGAGTATAAACTATCACCAACCTAGCGAATACTTATCAATTAACTGATATCTAAAAGTGGGCATGTAACTTGCTTTAACTAGCATTGACTCATACTCACAGTAAACCGACACTTTTTTGACGAAAGGATAATGTTATTGTCACATCCTTAGGTTCTTTACTCTTAACTTCTTACGTATGCCGAGATAACTCGCATATTATTCATTTCCCAAAGTATAGGTGTATTCTGGCAAAACAAGCTAGTATCTTCATTATGAAAGTATTTTTTTTATGTTTTTTGTGCTTAATAACCTTTTTTTCGCCTGTATTTGCTAGCGAAGAGATCGTAACACCTACATTATCGACCATATACGCATTAGCTAAAGAGACGGTCGCCAAAAAAATTGATGCAAACTCAAAAGCTAAGATAGAAATTACTCCACAAAATCTTGAGGGCAGAATAAACCCACCGCGGTGTTACCCACCAATCAATGTAGAACTCGCCAGCGAGAGAGCAATTAGCCGCAATAATATGGTAAAATTAAGCTGCAATAGTCCTGACTATGACTACCCATGGCAAATGTACATCTCAGTTAGAGTCGAAATAAAATATCCTGTCGTAGTCGCTAATCAGTTACTTTCTAAAGATCAAATCATTGCTCAACATCATTTACAGATAATGTATGTCGACCAATATAATTTAAAAGGCCAATATTTTTCTAAAACATCTACATTAATAG from Shewanella polaris includes:
- the flgA gene encoding flagellar basal body P-ring formation chaperone FlgA produces the protein MKVFFLCFLCLITFFSPVFASEEIVTPTLSTIYALAKETVAKKIDANSKAKIEITPQNLEGRINPPRCYPPINVELASERAISRNNMVKLSCNSPDYDYPWQMYISVRVEIKYPVVVANQLLSKDQIIAQHHLQIMYVDQYNLKGQYFSKTSTLIGSRVKRRVSKDSPILTNNLCFVCKGDNVSIYAKTANVQIKTLGEALRDGNIDEVIRVKNSNTEKQFDAVVIGVGEVEVRM